The proteins below come from a single Rhinoraja longicauda isolate Sanriku21f chromosome 5, sRhiLon1.1, whole genome shotgun sequence genomic window:
- the vgll2a gene encoding transcription cofactor vestigial-like protein 2a isoform X2, with the protein MSCLDVMYQVYGPQPYFAAAYTPYHHQKLAFYSKMQEAADSTNISGTFSVHGSAIKEEDSASEKERPPEAEYLSSRCVLFTYFQGDISSVVDEHFTRALSQANSYSPASSGSKTSRGSTSSWRARRYSLCGGSLLS; encoded by the exons ATGAGCTGTCTGGATGTTATGTATCAAGTGTACGGTCCTCAGCCTTACTTTGCAGCAGCGTACACTCCTTACCATCATCAG AAATTAGCTTTTTACTCGAAAATGCAAGAGGCGGCGGACAGCACGAATATCAGCGGGACGTTTTCTGTGCACGGCTCTGCGATCAAAGAGGAAGACTCGGCCAGCGAGAAAGAGCGGCCACCTGAAGCGGAGTACCTCAGTTCCCGCTGCGTGCTCTTCACATACTTCCAGGGTGACATTAGCAGCGTTGTTGACGAGCACTTCACAAGGGCACTGAGCCAGGCCAACAGTTATAGTCCAGCCAGCAGCGGCTCCAAAACCTCGAGAGGAAGTACGAGTTCGTGGAGAG
- the vgll2a gene encoding transcription cofactor vestigial-like protein 2a isoform X1: MSCLDVMYQVYGPQPYFAAAYTPYHHQKLAFYSKMQEAADSTNISGTFSVHGSAIKEEDSASEKERPPEAEYLSSRCVLFTYFQGDISSVVDEHFTRALSQANSYSPASSGSKTSRGSTSSWRDCTFPMNQRGFPPSFWNSTYQPSMSASLSSSLGNALAGAPSELPFGADPYSSASLHTHLHQGAPEPWHHHHYSLGSAISTQSSVYTRPGMHDVYGVGTPFDPRYSSLLVPSVRPHRLPALPTPQCDLAKSDTASAWTSGAYTGPSTDMSQTLNLNVDAARRYSLCGGSLLS, translated from the exons ATGAGCTGTCTGGATGTTATGTATCAAGTGTACGGTCCTCAGCCTTACTTTGCAGCAGCGTACACTCCTTACCATCATCAG AAATTAGCTTTTTACTCGAAAATGCAAGAGGCGGCGGACAGCACGAATATCAGCGGGACGTTTTCTGTGCACGGCTCTGCGATCAAAGAGGAAGACTCGGCCAGCGAGAAAGAGCGGCCACCTGAAGCGGAGTACCTCAGTTCCCGCTGCGTGCTCTTCACATACTTCCAGGGTGACATTAGCAGCGTTGTTGACGAGCACTTCACAAGGGCACTGAGCCAGGCCAACAGTTATAGTCCAGCCAGCAGCGGCTCCAAAACCTCGAGAGGAAGTACGAGTTCGTGGAGAG actgta CCTTCCCAATGAACCAACGGGGTTTTCCACCTTCTTTCTGGAACAGCACTTACCAGCCCTCTATGTCTGCAAGCTTGAGTAGCAGTCTAGGTAATGCCCTAGCAGGAGCCCCCTCAGAGCTGCCCTTTGGAGCTGACCCATACTCAAGTGCCTCTTTGCACACACATCTGCATCAAGGAGCCCCCGAGCCCTGGCACCACCACCACTACTCACTGGGAAGTGCCATCAGTACACAGAGCTCCGTCTACACACGGCCTGGCATGCACGATGTCTATGGTGTTGGTACACCTTTTGACCCGCGCTACAGTTCACTACTCGTACCTTCAGTGAGGCCACATAGGCTTCCTGCTCTCCCTACACCACAATGTGACCTGGCAAAGAGTGACACGGCCTCTGCATGGACCTCAGGGGCCTACACAGGTCCCTCCACTGATATGAGCCAAACCCTCAACCTCAATGTGGATGCAG